In one Juglans regia cultivar Chandler chromosome 11, Walnut 2.0, whole genome shotgun sequence genomic region, the following are encoded:
- the LOC108998920 gene encoding uncharacterized protein LOC108998920 isoform X2, producing the protein MASASLPLVDGGFIFHSQHSFLSNHRHSATPYNWGWRRDQETSMAINRTRGQAFRILANPNVSSARGGSNKEVIMVDPLEAKRLAAKQMKEINAKEKFKRRRQIEAINGAWAMIGLTAGLVIEGQTGKSILAQLAEYWSTIVSFFV; encoded by the exons ATGGCGTCCGCATCTCTACCACTCGTCGATGGAGGCTTCATTTTCCACTCACAACACTCGTTCCTCTCTAACCACCGCCACTCTGCAACTCCTTATAA TTGGGGATGGAGAAGAGACCAAGAGACAAGCATGGCCATCAACAGAACCAGAGGACAAGCATTTCGAATCTTGGCTAATCCTAAT GTGTCTTCAGCGAGGGGAGGCTCAAATAAGGAAGTGATCATGGTTGATCCTTTGGAAGCCAAGCGGTTGGCTGCCaaacaaatgaaagaaattaatgCAAAAGAGAAATTCAAG AGAAGACGTCAAATTGAAGCCATTAATGGAGCATGGGCAATGATTGGTCTCACAGCAGGTTTGGTAATCGAAGGTCAAACCGGAAAAAGTATTTTGGCACAG TTGGCTGAATACTGGAGCACCATTGTCAGTTTTTTTGTGTGA
- the LOC108998920 gene encoding uncharacterized protein LOC108998920 isoform X1, producing MEASFSTHNTRSSLTTATLQLLIIGDGEETKRQAWPSTEPEDKHFESWLILMYALIQGFHMYTDEIFGLNMITGFVARGGSNKEVIMVDPLEAKRLAAKQMKEINAKEKFKRRRQIEAINGAWAMIGLTAGLVIEGQTGKSILAQLAEYWSTIVSFFV from the exons ATGGAGGCTTCATTTTCCACTCACAACACTCGTTCCTCTCTAACCACCGCCACTCTGCAACTCCTTATAA TTGGGGATGGAGAAGAGACCAAGAGACAAGCATGGCCATCAACAGAACCAGAGGACAAGCATTTCGAATCTTGGCTAATCCTAATGTATGCATTAATCCAAGGCTTCCACATGTATACTGACGAAatatttggtttgaatatgATCACAGGTTTTGTAG CGAGGGGAGGCTCAAATAAGGAAGTGATCATGGTTGATCCTTTGGAAGCCAAGCGGTTGGCTGCCaaacaaatgaaagaaattaatgCAAAAGAGAAATTCAAG AGAAGACGTCAAATTGAAGCCATTAATGGAGCATGGGCAATGATTGGTCTCACAGCAGGTTTGGTAATCGAAGGTCAAACCGGAAAAAGTATTTTGGCACAG TTGGCTGAATACTGGAGCACCATTGTCAGTTTTTTTGTGTGA